A genome region from Arachis duranensis cultivar V14167 chromosome 6, aradu.V14167.gnm2.J7QH, whole genome shotgun sequence includes the following:
- the LOC127748300 gene encoding uncharacterized protein LOC127748300 has product MAERFSWYCAMLGTLMLMLSSCELLTSTSIIIDHHHQNYKRGCDEIYVVREGETLQTIGEKCGDPYIVEENPHIHDPDDVFPGLVIKINPFAATHHKDHYY; this is encoded by the coding sequence ATGGCAGAGAGGTTTTCATGGTACTGCGCAATGCTGGGGACGCTGATGCTCATGCTGAGTTCCTGCGAGCTATTAACCAGCACAAGTATTATtattgatcatcatcatcagaactACAAGAGGGGGTGTGATGAAATATACGTGGTTCGTGAGGGAGAGACGCTGCAAACAATTGGTGAGAAATGCGGAGACCCTTATATTGTTGAAGAGAACCCGCATATTCATGACCCTGATGATGTTTTCCCTGGCCTCGTTATCAAGATTAATCCTTTCGCTGCTACTCATCATAAGGATCATTATTATTGA